Proteins encoded in a region of the Podarcis muralis chromosome 4, rPodMur119.hap1.1, whole genome shotgun sequence genome:
- the EPCIP gene encoding exosomal polycystin-1-interacting protein — protein MMAVLAHGHHLFLVGFLGFCLDSFVQGQKNNTLIFTKESTIRNCTCPDDISDNDCDYSLANLICNCKTVLPYTIDKSYYNNLTIWFTETSMLRMLLNFTAVYDLKLSLCGTIPLSAKYLTIWGLRRLQIKSEINGQIREQSLTIYSSHDNEAQGKLKMPCRDRNMITYIAVLDTSLFNGYSPLKSYSVENISNITDHFPHLPYLDTFFTTNNKSCIITFIY, from the coding sequence ATGATGGCAGTATTAGCCCATGGACACCATCTCTTTTTGGTTGGCTTCTTAGGCTTCTGTCTGGATAGTTTTGTACAAGGCCAAAAGAATAATACTCTTATTTTCACCAAGGAAAGCACGATTCGTAACTGCACATGTCCTGATGATATTAGTGACAATGACTGCGATTACAGTCTGGCAAATCTGATCTGCAATTGCAAGACTGTTTTGCCCTATACAATAGACAAAAGCTACTACAATAATCTGACAATTTGGTTCACGGAAACATCCATGTTGAGAATGCTGTTGAACTTTACAGCTGTGTATGACTTGAAGCTCTCACTATGTGGCACAATTCCTCTGTCAGCAAAATATCTGACCATTTGGGGACTGCGAAGACTACAGATAAAAAGTGAGATCAATGGCCAGATACGAGAACAAAGCTTAACTATCTACAGCAGCCACGACAATGAAGCACAAGGCAAATTAAAGATGCCATGCAGAGACAGAAACATGATCACATACATTGCTGTTTTAGACACCTCTCTCTTCAATGGCTACTCTCCACTAAAATCATACAGTGTGGAAAACATCTCCAACATTACAGACCACTTTCCACATCTGCCATATTTGGACACGTTCTTCACCACAAATAACAAAAGCTGTATTATAACATTCATATACTAA